The DNA segment atataaaaaattaaaatttttaaaataatattttataatatttttaaagtatatcataattatttttgttaatattttaaaaatattattaaatattattttaaaaattttgattttttttaaaatgttcaaattaatattataaaaatttaaaagaaaaaaggaaatgataataataataaataaataacataaatacatcgccataaattcaaactagaaaaaggcccaaataattaaaactggaaaaagacgcaattataaagttaaaaaatagagagagagagagagaggggggagagagagagagagagagagagtttaaaaaatgagagttaaaaaaaatagagagagttagaaaaaatgatagttaaaaatcatgatagttaaaaaaaaagagagagctaaaaaaatgagagagagttaaaaaaaatgaaaatgaaaaaattacatcatgaaataaaaaacaataaataaataaataataaataataaagtctggtaaaatatcataagaatccgtcaataaacaaaatattacggactcagaggcctgcgatagttaagagattgaatttaggggcccattcatatcaagcctggctggtctggtggtaaagtactggacttcggattgcaactccatcccgaagcgtgggttctaatcccgactaggacggcgcggatttaaggtaagtcacaactctacgatgatccaccacctggtagtaacgcatatgaaaacttgcacacttcataactagagtgcgctaccagccaggaagaataatgaaaattcattttatacactctttgaatttggttatataacttttatactaagggttacataataaaataagttttttagtaaacttttaactaaaaaactttacatccattacataaactatgaatattctttagcttgtggttatttacggtttatacttttaaaaacaaattttttatataactctgctactagggtaaatgatgattctttaaatattttctaaaaaaataattttgattataatattatcaaaatattgtcagtattgtgtaaatattgcgacagtactgacaatatttgcccaatattgtaaaaatattatgtcttatctgggtagTTTCACAGTCGTGTGTGTCCTATTTTCGAGAAATCTGTGGATAAAGTGTGGTTGGCAGTAAGCGtagttggtgataaccgtcaaaagttggctaTAATTCCCCTCTCATCAAATTAAACCTAAACAAATAGCCGcaatttttgggccctaaggcCTCCACGGGGCGTCATGTTCACACTAGGGTGTCCCTTGAAAAAATcgacttttgaattttcagccggCCCAACCGGAATTAAGTTCTAGTTTGTAAAAAACCACTAAATCCTTTGCCTAATAAATTGCCTGTTCACGGTGACTAAAAAACTGTCCCACGacgcaggaagtttgaaaaaagCTAGTTCCAAATTACGCAAATTGCGTGCTGTGGGGTGGCTTTCAGCCACTTTCACAGGACCATCGTGATTATCATGGCATTTTACGGCTGAAAAATCTCTCCACACGGCTGTAGCTCTCGCGTGAAACAGACCAATCACTTTTTGACACCTTGATCGTTTACACTATAAAGTAACTCGATATAGAGAGTGTGGCTTCACACTCTCTATATCAAGTTACTCTGAGTGATTGGTCTGTGTCACGCAAGAGTAACAGCCGTGTGGAGAGACTTTTCAGCCACAAAATGCCATGATAATCACGATGGCCCTTTGAAAGAGGCTGAAATCCACCCCATAGCACGCAATTTGCGTAATTTGGAACtaacttttttcaaacttcctgcgtCGTGGGACAGTTTTTTAGTCGCCGTGAACAGGCAAACGTCACTATTTCTACCTCCAGGCAGCCTCGTTAGTTGCCATTATTCCCCGAGTAGTTGCCGATTCGGTATTGTCGTTCGTTTGTTTGGTTTACGAGCAAAAACGTTATCTCCGATGGTGGTCCATGCCCGcgcgcacacggagaaaaaaacttcgtgcgtgggacccgaagtttataggtcgtatggatctctgaagttttcggattaagcatctgaacactttaagtccagctgctgaggtttgtatcacacatctgaaacttcagttcttacatctgaagtacttcggttttcacatccaaaaaccttcggttctcacatccgaaaaacttcggtcctcacatctgaagtgcttcatatgttagaactgaagtttcagatgtgtgatccgaacctcggcagctagacttaaagtgttcagatgctcaatccgaaaacttcagagatccatatgacgtaaacttcgggtcccacgcacgagatttttttctccgtgcagtatCTCCCTATTTCATAGATCAAAACTTCTGCAGGTTATTTAGATATTTATAATTGTAGAGTTGTCACTTTCCGTGAACCGCACGTTACTGCAAGTTGCCGCAAAATTCCTTTGCTTGTTTCCGGATGCAGTGGTTGGGAATTGCTTCAAGTGCGGGTTTGGAAAAGCGTGTTCCAAACTTCACTTAATACTCTCTGCTCAACAGTATGAATACTGGAATTGTATATTGTTCATTAGTTCctaacaaatatttttcacctaaagacatacatttttcattaaattgatGCTTCATACACTAACTTTCCAAGCATAATTGAAATTGTTCAATACTTCTGTCAATTTAAATGGGCCGTAAGCACTCATGGTTCTTTTCATCtatgaagagggggggggggagattatcgaaggaaattttaggCGATTATTTTAGAGGTGACTGTAGCAATGTTACGATCACATTCCAAGGTTTGTGTGGGTACCAAAAAATCAGAAAGACCACGTTACGTAGTTTATGGACAACAACCAAattcaaataattaaattatcaAATTTGCAACTTACAATAAGTTGGCGGTCgtagaaaatgttgaaaacgCGCACTACATTCCATACGGCTTCGAGGTACGCGGTGTGAAGAGGCAGCACATAATCATAGAACAAGCTTTGGCTTTGGAAGACGACCAAATCGTTGATGCAAAAGTAATCACTGAAGCTATCAAACATCTCACTGGGCAGAAAATCGAGAAGGACCAGGTGTTCGGAGAGTTTTTCATGAACTTCGAAGTCATCGCATATATTTTCGAGGACACCGACTAATTTATCTTTTGGGTCGATGCCTCGCATGAATTGCGAAGGTAAGGCAAATCTCCTCGCTCTTTCATTTCTATTTATTCTATATATCTCCCAGGCGGGTCTTTTATGCACCCCGCTCACGAGGTAGAAATTGGCTCTCCTATAGACCTCATGATGACGAGTCTTGCTGAGTTGGTAGCAGTATAGCATTACCTGATATCACATAAATACATTTAATTAGAGGCAGCTTAAATGCATTTCACATCATCTAATGGAACATTCGATTAgatttttagatgaaaaaccTTGAATACAGAACCCAGAAAGCATAAACATCTAAGGTCATTCTAAGGTGGCTGTTTCACTGTTGCCGTTAAacgcgccttcaaatccagctagcggcaatatgggtatcacccgtggtcgaatagttaccTATGTAGCGCCTTCCATTAATGAAGTAAAATATTcccgattgcaacgttgtacATCTCCACTCATGTTTATTTCCAACTTATTCTTTGTTAAAGAGCTAAACGGATTTCCATTAAAATGtctgcaaattttccaaaatcattCCAAATATTAATGGTGTTGATTGAAAACTATTAGGAAGTATCGATGATTTTTGACGATAATCTACAGAATAtgtttgcagaaaaattgaaaataagtgCAATAGcttgctttttttgaaaatgcttaTATTTCTCCTGTAATTTTAGTcctttactagccgttctggacgcgctttgcgcgtccgtcacggccagccaaggggctgcgccccc comes from the Bemisia tabaci chromosome 7, PGI_BMITA_v3 genome and includes:
- the LOC109035259 gene encoding uncharacterized protein, whose protein sequence is MLYCYQLSKTRHHEVYRRANFYLVSGVHKRPAWEIYRINRNERARRFALPSQFMRGIDPKDKLVGVLENICDDFEVHEKLSEHLVLLDFLPSEMFDSFSDYFCINDLVVFQSQSLFYDYVLPLHTAYLEAVWNVVRVFNIFYDRQLIIQDYGEN